A region of Polyodon spathula isolate WHYD16114869_AA chromosome 4, ASM1765450v1, whole genome shotgun sequence DNA encodes the following proteins:
- the LOC121314260 gene encoding protein THEM6-like: MWLWVLGGVLFLFSSLDVWYFVRGVAVVFRARFQPIVRDILREQCFSGRVLPQDIDFMGHMNNARYLRECDFARFSLYTRNGIFGAVRAEGASMVLGASTIRYRRSLTLLEPFELRSRILAWDHKAFFLEQQFVSRADGFVSAVMLCRQNVLRSTPDKIVQHLCKRKVESPEFPEDLKHWISYNSASSQTLRAESELAGKSQ, from the exons ATGTGGCTGTGGGTGCTGGGCGGGGTCCTGTTCCTCTTCTCCTCCCTGGATGTGTGGTACTTCGTGCGGGGGGTGGCTGTGGTTTTCCGCGCCAGGTTCCAGCCCATCGTGAGAGACATCCTGAGGGAGCAGTGTTTCAGCGGGAGGGTGCTGCCCCAAGACATCGATTTCATGGGCCACATGAACAATGCCCGCTACCTGCGCGAGTGTGACTTCGCACGTTTCTCCCTGTACACCCGCAACGGCATCTTCGGGGCAGTTCGTGCTGAGGGGGCCAGCATGGTGCTGGGGGCTTCCACCATCCGCTACCGGCGCTCGCTGACCCTGCTGGAGCCCTTCGAGCTGCGCAGCCGAATCCTGGCCTGGGACCACAAGGCCTTCTTCCTGGAGCAGCAGTTCGTCTCCCGTGCCGACGGCTTCGTCTCCGCGGTGATGCTCTGCCGCCAGAACGTTCTGCGCAGCACTCCAGACAAGATCGTGCAGCACCTCTGCAAGAGAAAG GTGGAGAGTCCGGAATTTCCAGAGGACCTGAAGCACTGGATCAGCTACAACAGTGCCAGCAGCCAGACACTGAGAGCAGAGAGTGAACTGGCGGGGAAATCTCAGTGA